In a genomic window of Methanosarcina horonobensis HB-1 = JCM 15518:
- a CDS encoding TRM11 family SAM-dependent methyltransferase, producing the protein MLYAFELSGEHEELPAAEVLACLKIEELDFRPHVRVDQCLVVDIAGKEEDIERTLTGVVTERLAMTHHILKVVGIAESRPETVLKLAEAFEPAGYIKEGESFVVRAKRIKHHVDFPCEYLEQKIGGCIYRKGFRANLKSPDVEFRLILSEKAVLGTLLSSVDRSAYEVRTPQNKPFFHPGVLMPRVARALTNLSGIKPGELFLDPFCGTAGILVEAGLVGARVIGIDAQEKLVLGAHMNLEAYKLDYILMEGDACRIPLKDSTIDAVVTDPPYGRSAAILAGSLEELYSGALSEIQRVLKPGGIAVVVSDKAAFEYGEKAGLKVLEIYVQRVHRSLTRIITIFQKDKN; encoded by the coding sequence ATGTTATACGCTTTTGAATTATCTGGAGAACACGAAGAACTGCCAGCTGCCGAAGTTCTTGCCTGCCTCAAAATCGAGGAACTTGATTTCCGCCCCCATGTCAGGGTTGACCAGTGCCTTGTAGTGGACATAGCAGGCAAAGAAGAGGATATTGAAAGAACTCTTACAGGCGTTGTAACCGAAAGGCTGGCAATGACTCATCATATATTGAAAGTAGTCGGAATTGCTGAAAGCAGGCCTGAAACCGTCCTGAAGCTTGCGGAAGCCTTTGAACCTGCAGGATATATAAAAGAGGGAGAAAGTTTTGTTGTCAGGGCAAAGAGGATCAAACATCATGTTGATTTCCCATGCGAGTATCTGGAGCAGAAGATCGGAGGCTGCATCTACAGGAAAGGCTTCAGAGCAAACCTGAAAAGTCCTGATGTGGAATTTCGGCTAATCCTGAGTGAAAAAGCAGTACTTGGCACTCTCTTATCTTCGGTTGACAGGAGTGCATACGAAGTCAGGACTCCCCAGAACAAGCCTTTTTTCCACCCTGGGGTACTTATGCCGAGGGTTGCCCGTGCCCTTACAAACTTATCCGGAATAAAGCCCGGAGAGCTTTTTCTGGACCCTTTCTGCGGCACTGCAGGCATACTCGTAGAAGCAGGGCTCGTGGGTGCAAGGGTTATCGGAATCGATGCTCAGGAAAAACTTGTCCTCGGGGCTCACATGAACCTTGAAGCCTATAAACTGGACTACATCCTGATGGAAGGAGATGCCTGCAGGATTCCTCTAAAGGATTCTACAATCGATGCGGTGGTCACTGATCCTCCCTACGGCAGATCGGCAGCAATCCTTGCCGGATCCTTAGAAGAGCTCTATTCGGGTGCTCTTTCAGAGATCCAGCGTGTACTGAAACCCGGAGGAATTGCGGTGGTTGTCTCGGATAAGGCAGCATTTGAGTACGGGGAAAAAGCCGGGCTTAAGGTTCTTGAGATCTATGTCCAGAGAGTGCACAGGAGCCTCACAAGGATAATAACAATTTTCCAGAAGGATAAAAACTAG
- a CDS encoding methionine adenosyltransferase, which yields MARNIKVEELLQTPIEKQQIELVERKGIGHPDSISDGLAEAVSRALCREYITKCGAVLHHNTDETQIVAGRSSPKFGGGEVLQPIYMLLVGRATKEFDGVELATESVALQAARNYLRKTMVNMDLERDVIMDCKLGTGSSDLRDVFKRDRVPVANDTSFGVGHAPFSELENIVYNTERQLLTDLKSRMPAIGEDMKVMGLRDGEDITLTICSGMIGRYIDDLDSYINMTQEMKTYVEELATRYTERDVNVYINTGDNLKTSCVFLTVTGTSAEMGDDGSVGRGNRCNGLITPNRPMSMEATSGKNPINHIGKIYNLLSTQMARDIVKQVPDVQDVYIRLLSQIGKPIDQPLVASAQIIPKEGTSFANVKSETEVVIDDWLSNVTKITEMVIRGELNTF from the coding sequence ATGGCCCGAAACATAAAAGTGGAAGAGCTCTTGCAGACCCCGATCGAAAAGCAACAGATAGAGCTTGTTGAACGTAAGGGGATAGGGCACCCTGACAGCATATCGGACGGACTTGCCGAAGCCGTCAGCCGAGCGCTATGCAGGGAATACATAACCAAATGTGGAGCTGTACTCCATCACAACACTGATGAAACCCAGATAGTAGCCGGAAGGTCCAGCCCGAAATTCGGGGGGGGAGAGGTACTGCAGCCCATATACATGCTTCTGGTAGGCAGAGCCACAAAAGAGTTCGATGGAGTCGAGCTTGCCACAGAATCCGTAGCCCTCCAGGCTGCCCGGAATTATCTGAGAAAGACTATGGTGAATATGGATCTCGAAAGAGACGTGATCATGGACTGCAAACTCGGAACAGGGTCTTCAGACCTGAGAGATGTCTTCAAAAGAGATAGAGTCCCTGTTGCAAACGACACTTCTTTCGGAGTTGGACATGCCCCATTTTCCGAACTTGAAAATATCGTATACAATACAGAGAGGCAGCTCCTTACTGACCTGAAGTCCCGCATGCCTGCAATAGGAGAAGATATGAAAGTTATGGGGCTGAGGGACGGAGAAGACATTACCCTCACCATATGCAGCGGCATGATAGGCAGATACATTGACGACCTGGACAGCTACATAAACATGACCCAGGAAATGAAGACCTACGTGGAAGAGCTTGCAACTCGATATACAGAACGAGATGTAAATGTCTATATTAACACAGGCGATAACCTGAAAACGAGCTGTGTCTTCCTTACAGTCACCGGAACTTCAGCTGAAATGGGTGATGACGGTTCGGTAGGGCGCGGAAACCGCTGCAACGGGTTAATCACACCTAACAGGCCTATGAGTATGGAGGCAACCAGCGGAAAGAACCCGATTAACCATATAGGAAAGATCTATAACCTCCTCTCGACACAGATGGCCAGGGATATAGTAAAACAGGTTCCGGACGTACAGGATGTCTATATCAGACTTCTCTCCCAGATAGGAAAGCCCATTGACCAGCCACTTGTGGCAAGCGCTCAGATCATTCCAAAAGAAGGCACTTCCTTTGCAAATGTAAAATCGGAAACTGAAGTAGTAATCGATGACTGGCTCTCCAATGTGACAAAGATTACGGAAATGGTCATCAGAGGAGAACTGAACACCTTCTAA
- the fdhD gene encoding formate dehydrogenase accessory sulfurtransferase FdhD yields the protein MPEKYTIPYPARRVHSDGRAENTEVLLAKECPVKLFLDGKPFTTLFASPLELKELAVGHLITEGVLSFTEIAGVEVEGNEVHILTKKEKSSVQYELPREAAREAGKQIFVNSDTVFDPEALFAGNGYLESDTYKLTRGTHLAALIDREGKLAVQIVDVGRHNAVDKVVSTALLRGLDLSQHYMLSTGRQPAYMVTKAARAGIPLVATKAMPFDSGVEAAKKMNICLVGQLRQESMLVFANEWRVNTT from the coding sequence ATGCCTGAAAAATACACAATCCCTTACCCTGCCAGAAGAGTCCATTCCGACGGCAGGGCTGAAAACACCGAAGTGTTGCTTGCAAAAGAATGCCCTGTTAAACTTTTTCTTGACGGCAAACCGTTTACAACTCTTTTTGCCTCCCCGCTTGAACTGAAAGAACTTGCAGTAGGCCATCTGATTACGGAAGGAGTTCTCAGTTTCACTGAGATTGCCGGAGTTGAGGTTGAAGGTAACGAGGTCCATATCCTGACAAAAAAGGAAAAGAGCTCCGTTCAATATGAACTCCCCAGGGAAGCAGCCAGAGAAGCTGGAAAACAAATATTTGTGAACTCAGACACTGTTTTTGACCCGGAAGCCCTTTTTGCAGGCAATGGGTATCTTGAGTCCGATACATACAAACTTACCAGAGGTACTCACCTCGCCGCACTTATAGACCGAGAAGGAAAGCTTGCAGTCCAGATTGTTGACGTAGGCAGACATAATGCCGTGGACAAAGTAGTAAGCACTGCTCTTCTCAGAGGGCTTGACCTCTCACAGCATTACATGCTTTCCACAGGCAGGCAGCCTGCCTACATGGTCACAAAAGCAGCTCGTGCAGGAATTCCTCTCGTTGCTACCAAAGCCATGCCATTTGACTCCGGAGTCGAAGCTGCAAAAAAAATGAATATTTGCCTTGTTGGGCAGCTAAGGCAGGAATCAATGTTAGTATTTGCAAATGAGTGGCGGGTCAATACAACATAA
- a CDS encoding YunC family protein, translated as MLIEQIPLENGCALGLRFEMQKYPLLVIRAEKGFLMCGYLNVSAAETLGDVAVKVKGVQSFGDMLKATVVEVTKFARELGVETGMTGREALEKMF; from the coding sequence ATGCTCATCGAACAGATTCCACTTGAAAACGGATGCGCTCTTGGTCTCCGATTTGAGATGCAGAAGTACCCTCTGCTGGTTATAAGGGCAGAGAAGGGTTTTCTGATGTGTGGCTACCTCAATGTCAGTGCCGCAGAAACCCTTGGGGATGTAGCAGTAAAAGTAAAAGGCGTACAGAGTTTCGGAGATATGCTCAAAGCCACTGTTGTCGAAGTAACAAAGTTTGCCAGGGAACTTGGAGTTGAAACCGGGATGACAGGTAGGGAAGCACTGGAAAAAATGTTCTGA
- a CDS encoding DUF7289 family protein: MKTRKNGSREKARKSLFNSESAGATVVAAVLLLSIIFTVLAVVRIEYVPTWKTDAEQSHMSKVQKDMAELKSTADMVSLFTSSDSNASAYGFPVTVSFSMGGGEIPILEPSKSSGTLSVNTERYRMTITPERSAILASPQVLDCGGVTYYSNNREYMDQVFRYENGALILSQKDRSLMRQSPSFNIKQTNGTNYTVSIHAIKMTGDPDSVSSNTDASLRLTGLYTEPVYDSNDSGGIDSFTCTILTGYPDAWVSYLNETAKNAGLEYETDYTIDKVSSDTVYVSFLDNGSKNLERLYVSKSVILAELGAGGVLDNGEVSNSESDEGTNDSESDEDEDESGSELIHGNRTILNKNGIGGVIPSGTYIQFKNTKNNNCWVKIDGFKKELSKNDIVKLVIDGDQMSGTADMSGKQITNFNFNVKMYINGEYVDQGKVTGMQVKDYSDYESNLTYRLQSYLSGTQLQVDGNNLISWWPHNNSAINLYNIGPSPTNNEFLRINFDSGSTYFDCSADYEIINN; this comes from the coding sequence ATGAAGACCAGAAAGAACGGAAGCAGGGAAAAGGCAAGAAAAAGCCTCTTTAACTCGGAATCTGCAGGAGCTACCGTAGTTGCGGCAGTTTTGCTGCTGAGCATCATATTTACTGTACTTGCAGTTGTCAGGATTGAGTATGTCCCGACGTGGAAAACTGATGCAGAACAATCACACATGAGTAAGGTTCAGAAAGATATGGCTGAACTCAAATCAACAGCAGATATGGTATCTCTCTTTACGTCTTCGGACTCAAATGCATCAGCATATGGATTCCCTGTAACTGTTTCGTTCAGTATGGGAGGAGGAGAAATTCCGATTCTGGAACCTTCAAAATCAAGCGGGACACTTTCAGTAAACACGGAACGCTATAGAATGACCATAACTCCCGAAAGGTCTGCGATCCTAGCTTCCCCTCAAGTCCTGGACTGCGGAGGTGTTACCTATTATTCGAATAATAGGGAGTACATGGACCAGGTCTTCAGGTATGAAAACGGAGCCCTTATCCTTTCTCAAAAAGACAGATCATTGATGAGGCAGTCTCCTTCATTCAATATAAAACAGACAAATGGGACTAACTATACCGTCTCAATCCACGCAATCAAAATGACAGGAGACCCTGATAGTGTTTCTTCAAACACTGATGCTTCTTTGAGGCTGACAGGGCTTTATACCGAACCTGTCTATGACAGCAATGACTCAGGAGGAATTGATTCTTTTACCTGCACAATACTCACGGGATATCCAGATGCCTGGGTATCCTACCTCAACGAAACCGCAAAAAATGCAGGCCTTGAATATGAAACGGATTATACGATAGATAAAGTAAGCTCGGATACTGTATATGTTTCTTTCCTGGATAACGGCAGTAAAAACCTTGAAAGGCTCTATGTCAGCAAATCTGTTATTCTGGCAGAACTGGGAGCTGGTGGTGTTCTGGACAATGGAGAAGTCAGCAATTCTGAGTCCGATGAAGGGACCAATGATTCCGAGTCCGACGAAGATGAGGATGAATCCGGGAGCGAACTAATTCATGGAAACCGGACTATATTAAACAAAAATGGAATTGGAGGGGTTATTCCCTCAGGAACTTACATTCAATTTAAAAATACAAAAAATAACAATTGCTGGGTTAAAATTGACGGTTTCAAAAAGGAACTTAGCAAGAATGATATTGTAAAGCTTGTAATAGATGGGGACCAGATGTCTGGAACTGCAGATATGAGCGGAAAGCAAATTACAAACTTCAATTTTAATGTTAAGATGTACATTAATGGTGAGTATGTGGATCAAGGGAAAGTTACGGGAATGCAGGTAAAAGATTATTCAGACTATGAATCAAATTTAACTTACAGGCTTCAATCGTACTTATCCGGTACCCAATTACAGGTTGACGGAAATAACTTGATTAGCTGGTGGCCACATAATAACTCAGCAATAAATCTTTACAACATAGGACCATCACCTACCAATAACGAGTTCCTAAGAATTAATTTTGATTCAGGAAGCACATACTTTGACTGCAGCGCAGATTATGAGATAATTAACAACTAA
- the hisA gene encoding 1-(5-phosphoribosyl)-5-[(5-phosphoribosylamino)methylideneamino]imidazole-4-carboxamide isomerase, whose product MVFEVIPAVDMRGGKCVQLVQGVPGSEIVSLDDPLAVALDWVSKGAKTLHLVDLDGAIEGERKNAPIIEKIVRTCREKGVSIQVGGGVRSFEDAASLLELGVSRVILGTAALQNPEMVKQLSRTFGSPRVNVALDAKNGKISIKGWTEECAQTPVEMGRKFEDLGAGSLLFTNIDTEGLMQGVNPVPTKELVESVSIPVIASGGVSSLADIIILKKTGASGVVVGSALYTGRFTLEEAIKAALGD is encoded by the coding sequence ATGGTTTTTGAAGTAATTCCTGCAGTGGATATGAGAGGAGGAAAATGTGTCCAGCTGGTACAGGGAGTGCCTGGCAGCGAGATCGTATCTCTTGATGATCCTCTCGCAGTTGCCCTTGACTGGGTAAGTAAAGGGGCAAAAACCCTTCATCTGGTGGATCTTGACGGAGCAATCGAAGGGGAAAGAAAAAACGCCCCGATTATTGAAAAGATCGTCAGAACCTGCAGGGAGAAAGGTGTGAGTATTCAGGTTGGAGGAGGTGTAAGGAGCTTTGAAGATGCAGCCTCCCTTCTTGAGCTCGGGGTTTCAAGGGTAATTCTCGGAACTGCTGCCCTCCAGAACCCTGAAATGGTAAAACAGCTTTCCAGGACCTTTGGAAGCCCACGTGTAAACGTTGCGCTGGATGCAAAGAATGGAAAAATCTCAATTAAAGGCTGGACCGAAGAGTGCGCACAAACTCCTGTCGAAATGGGCAGAAAGTTTGAAGATCTTGGAGCCGGCAGCCTTCTCTTTACGAACATCGACACCGAAGGCTTAATGCAGGGAGTAAACCCTGTTCCGACAAAGGAGCTTGTGGAGTCTGTCAGCATTCCTGTAATCGCATCCGGGGGAGTAAGCTCACTGGCAGATATAATAATTCTGAAAAAAACCGGAGCTTCAGGCGTTGTGGTAGGCAGTGCCCTTTACACAGGCAGGTTCACTCTTGAAGAGGCAATTAAAGCCGCCCTTGGAGACTGA
- the hisB gene encoding imidazoleglycerol-phosphate dehydratase HisB, with translation MRTSIISRKTKETDIQLEINLDGKGIADVSTGIGFFDHMLTSFARHAEFDLKVRAEGDLYVDEHHLIEDTGIVLGKALAEALGDMSGIARFGEARIPMDEALAEVALDVGGRSYLVLKADFVAPQVGQFSTQLVKHFFETLASNAKITIHASVYGDNDHHKIEALFKAFAYAMKRAVKIEGKEVKSTKGTL, from the coding sequence ATGAGAACAAGTATAATTTCCCGTAAGACAAAGGAAACCGACATTCAGCTTGAGATTAACCTTGACGGTAAGGGCATTGCGGATGTCAGTACAGGGATCGGGTTTTTTGATCATATGCTTACTTCTTTTGCAAGGCACGCCGAGTTTGACCTTAAAGTTCGTGCCGAAGGCGACCTTTATGTGGACGAGCATCACCTCATTGAGGATACGGGAATAGTCCTTGGAAAGGCTCTTGCCGAAGCCCTTGGAGATATGTCAGGAATCGCCCGTTTCGGGGAAGCCAGAATTCCAATGGATGAGGCTCTTGCCGAAGTTGCCCTGGATGTCGGCGGGCGCAGCTATCTGGTTCTGAAAGCTGATTTTGTTGCTCCCCAGGTAGGGCAGTTCAGTACCCAGCTTGTGAAACACTTCTTCGAGACCCTTGCCTCAAATGCGAAAATTACCATACACGCGAGTGTCTACGGGGATAACGATCACCATAAAATCGAGGCTCTTTTCAAGGCTTTTGCTTACGCGATGAAAAGGGCTGTAAAAATTGAAGGCAAGGAAGTAAAAAGCACGAAAGGTACTCTCTAA
- the truA gene encoding tRNA pseudouridine(38-40) synthase TruA, which produces MRVALKLAYIGTEFHGSQIQPNVETVEKEIFKALRNLRIIESPKSANYTCAGRTDAGVHALGQIIAFDTDKPNMAIPRIVNSELPPTVWTWAHAEVPFDFDARRSAISRHYRYVMSGEDYDISKMREASKLLLGTHDFENFSRSNGEKSTFRTLERINVRVDGEITKIDVVGNSFLWNMVRKIVTALSMIGKGVRDTDWLIQMLNPEIYEEGIEPAPAYGLTLMGVNYGDNIEWIEDDYSIRRASDQNYKRILRHRVMAEVLGELISTE; this is translated from the coding sequence ATGAGAGTCGCTTTAAAACTTGCATACATAGGCACCGAGTTTCATGGGTCCCAGATTCAGCCGAATGTCGAAACAGTGGAGAAAGAAATCTTCAAAGCTCTTCGGAACCTCAGGATTATAGAAAGCCCCAAGTCTGCTAACTATACCTGTGCGGGCAGGACTGATGCAGGGGTTCATGCCCTTGGACAGATTATTGCTTTTGATACGGACAAACCGAACATGGCAATTCCCAGAATCGTTAACTCCGAACTCCCTCCAACTGTATGGACATGGGCTCATGCAGAAGTTCCCTTCGATTTTGATGCCAGGAGAAGTGCAATTTCCAGACACTACCGCTACGTAATGAGTGGCGAAGATTACGACATTTCAAAGATGAGGGAAGCTTCAAAACTGTTGCTCGGAACCCATGATTTCGAAAACTTTTCCAGATCAAACGGAGAAAAAAGTACGTTTCGTACTCTGGAGAGAATTAATGTCCGCGTAGACGGAGAAATTACAAAGATTGACGTTGTTGGCAACAGTTTTCTCTGGAATATGGTAAGGAAAATAGTAACCGCTCTCTCAATGATCGGAAAAGGAGTGCGTGATACTGACTGGCTTATCCAGATGTTAAATCCAGAGATTTATGAAGAAGGAATTGAACCGGCTCCCGCTTACGGGTTAACCCTTATGGGAGTAAACTATGGAGATAATATAGAATGGATTGAAGACGACTACTCAATACGAAGGGCAAGCGACCAGAACTACAAACGTATTCTCAGACACAGGGTTATGGCTGAAGTGCTCGGGGAATTAATTTCCACTGAGTGA
- the hisG gene encoding ATP phosphoribosyltransferase, with protein sequence MIRIAIPNKGRLHEPTMSIFKDAGLPISGGAESRILFAKTTDPDIHVLFARAADIPEYVQDGAADVGITGMDLITERGADVEALLDLKFGRASLVLAVPEDSGFEKAQDLEGKKVATEFPEITRQYFKNLGIKVEVIKVSGACEMTPHVGIADAIVDISSSGTTLMINHLKAIDTVFSSTVHLIANKKSLREKEKILDIKTALESVLNAKKKRYLMMNVPEASLQAVKEVLPGMSGPTVMKVESSRHSEESFLAVHAVVDADLIFSIVNKLRNVGARDVLVVPIERIMP encoded by the coding sequence ATGATTCGCATTGCAATACCCAACAAAGGGCGCCTTCACGAACCCACAATGTCTATTTTTAAAGATGCCGGACTCCCCATTAGCGGAGGAGCCGAAAGCCGAATACTATTCGCAAAAACTACGGACCCTGATATTCATGTTCTCTTTGCCAGGGCTGCTGATATCCCTGAGTATGTGCAGGACGGAGCTGCGGACGTTGGCATTACAGGAATGGACCTGATTACGGAAAGAGGGGCAGATGTTGAAGCCCTTCTGGACCTTAAATTCGGGAGAGCGAGCCTTGTCCTGGCTGTTCCGGAAGACTCGGGGTTCGAGAAAGCACAGGACCTTGAAGGTAAAAAAGTGGCAACCGAATTTCCGGAGATCACACGCCAGTACTTCAAAAACCTTGGAATTAAAGTTGAAGTTATAAAAGTCAGCGGGGCCTGCGAGATGACTCCTCATGTGGGAATTGCAGACGCCATTGTAGACATCTCAAGCTCAGGGACAACTCTCATGATAAACCACCTGAAAGCTATCGATACAGTCTTTTCTTCTACTGTCCATCTGATCGCTAACAAAAAAAGCCTCAGGGAAAAGGAAAAAATCCTGGATATAAAAACTGCACTCGAAAGCGTGCTTAACGCAAAGAAAAAACGCTATCTCATGATGAACGTTCCCGAAGCTTCCCTTCAAGCAGTAAAAGAGGTCCTGCCAGGAATGTCAGGTCCAACAGTCATGAAGGTCGAGTCCAGCAGGCATTCTGAAGAATCATTCCTTGCCGTTCACGCTGTCGTGGACGCGGACCTGATCTTTAGCATAGTAAACAAACTCAGGAACGTCGGTGCACGGGACGTCCTTGTTGTTCCCATAGAAAGAATAATGCCCTGA
- the map gene encoding type II methionyl aminopeptidase, producing MTDNICNREDILEKYREAGRILKIVRAEAADMIRFGNSLLEVAEFVEKKTIELGGRPAFPCNISRNEEAAHATPKAGDKDVFGKDMVKLDLGVHVDGYIADSAVTVDLSGNSDILKASEDALAAAIDLMKPGVSTGEIGAAIEESIRNYGLSPITNLSGHGLSQYEAHDDPSVPNKRIEGGVILRKGDVLAIEPFATNGTGLVHDGSWAEIYSIIRKKPVRMPAVRNVLKQAEEYRELPFAKRWLNSDKLDFSLLQLEKAGILHSYPVLIESAGGLVSQAEHTVIITRDGCEVTTK from the coding sequence ATAACCGACAATATATGCAACAGAGAAGATATCCTCGAAAAGTATAGGGAAGCAGGCAGAATCCTGAAAATTGTAAGGGCTGAAGCTGCAGACATGATAAGATTTGGAAACAGCCTGCTTGAAGTTGCCGAATTTGTTGAAAAGAAAACCATAGAACTGGGGGGCAGGCCCGCCTTTCCGTGCAATATCTCAAGAAATGAAGAAGCTGCACATGCAACTCCGAAAGCAGGGGACAAAGATGTCTTCGGTAAAGATATGGTGAAGCTGGACCTCGGAGTCCATGTTGACGGGTACATAGCAGACTCGGCAGTGACTGTGGATCTCTCAGGTAATTCCGATATTCTGAAGGCATCCGAAGATGCCCTTGCAGCAGCTATCGACCTTATGAAGCCTGGAGTAAGCACAGGGGAGATAGGAGCTGCAATAGAAGAGAGTATTCGCAACTACGGTTTAAGCCCTATTACTAACCTTTCAGGCCACGGACTTTCTCAGTATGAAGCTCATGACGACCCCTCAGTGCCCAATAAACGCATAGAAGGAGGAGTTATACTTAGGAAAGGAGATGTGCTTGCAATCGAACCTTTTGCAACAAATGGGACAGGACTTGTACACGACGGAAGTTGGGCAGAGATATACAGCATTATAAGGAAAAAACCTGTCCGCATGCCAGCTGTCAGAAATGTCCTCAAGCAGGCAGAAGAGTACAGGGAACTTCCCTTTGCAAAGCGCTGGCTCAACTCAGATAAGCTTGACTTTTCATTACTCCAACTGGAAAAAGCCGGAATCCTCCACTCTTATCCCGTACTTATTGAAAGTGCCGGAGGGCTTGTGTCCCAGGCAGAACACACAGTAATAATAACCAGGGACGGATGTGAAGTCACAACTAAGTAA
- a CDS encoding protease inhibitor I42 family protein, which yields MVAQIFTNANNFDTVSINLGDTFVIKLRDQPGEHLYSKDEPVAETVWEMQVEEGIKLLREEFIPDVPDTKTVPGVHEWEYEAIKPGTWEIEGTYDIIRFGGEEKFKLTVKVI from the coding sequence ATGGTCGCCCAGATTTTTACCAACGCCAACAATTTTGATACGGTCAGCATTAACCTTGGAGACACTTTTGTAATAAAACTCAGGGATCAGCCCGGAGAGCACCTGTATAGCAAGGATGAGCCTGTTGCCGAAACTGTATGGGAAATGCAGGTTGAGGAAGGGATCAAACTGCTTCGGGAAGAATTTATTCCGGATGTCCCGGATACGAAAACTGTTCCAGGAGTTCATGAATGGGAGTATGAGGCTATAAAACCAGGCACCTGGGAGATTGAAGGTACTTATGATATTATCCGTTTTGGAGGCGAGGAGAAGTTCAAACTAACTGTCAAGGTCATCTGA
- a CDS encoding M24 family metallopeptidase, whose product MKETDFSIKKNLEEAKADAYLMTGNIHNADIYYVTRFLASDEFVYLQTGAGKEILFISEMERGRAEIESRVSNIKTTQEFGYREKIKEKKDTTIAYAACISELLLGEKVKRIAVPYDFPVFYSNYLTEAGFIIVPIKSPFRKMRSVKRQEEIEAIKYAQMAGEKAMEAAIALIAGSEEKEGMLHFEGELLTGAKVNSIIDHTLLDFGCEAEETIVSCGEDTANPHGTTDGPLRANAPIIIDIFPRSKKKRYFADMTRTVLRGEASEKLKAMYETVFEAQEKALSMVKPGVQASVIHNVVCNLFEERGYHTYRSGSKAGFTHSTGHGVGLDIHELPGVGESNFLLEAGNVITIEPGLYYPGIGGIRLEDMVLVTEKGCENLTRLEKKFVLKSFL is encoded by the coding sequence ATGAAAGAGACAGACTTCAGCATAAAAAAAAACCTCGAAGAAGCAAAAGCAGATGCTTACCTGATGACAGGGAATATTCATAATGCCGATATTTACTATGTAACCCGCTTCCTTGCATCGGACGAATTTGTTTACCTGCAAACAGGAGCCGGGAAAGAAATCCTTTTTATTTCGGAAATGGAGCGCGGAAGAGCTGAAATAGAATCAAGAGTTTCAAACATAAAAACTACCCAGGAATTTGGCTACCGCGAGAAAATCAAAGAGAAAAAAGATACAACTATTGCTTATGCAGCCTGCATATCCGAGCTGCTTCTCGGAGAAAAGGTAAAAAGGATTGCAGTTCCCTACGATTTTCCTGTCTTTTATTCAAACTATCTTACAGAAGCAGGTTTCATCATTGTGCCCATAAAGAGCCCTTTCAGGAAAATGAGGAGCGTGAAGAGGCAGGAAGAAATTGAAGCCATAAAGTATGCCCAGATGGCAGGAGAAAAGGCAATGGAGGCAGCTATTGCCCTGATAGCAGGATCAGAAGAAAAAGAAGGCATGCTCCATTTTGAAGGAGAATTACTTACCGGGGCTAAAGTGAATTCAATCATTGACCATACCCTGCTCGATTTCGGATGCGAAGCCGAAGAAACTATCGTCTCCTGCGGAGAAGATACCGCAAATCCCCATGGGACTACGGATGGGCCACTCAGGGCAAACGCTCCAATTATAATTGATATCTTCCCGAGAAGCAAAAAGAAGCGCTATTTTGCTGATATGACTCGCACAGTGCTCAGGGGTGAAGCTTCGGAGAAACTGAAAGCAATGTACGAAACCGTGTTTGAAGCCCAGGAAAAAGCACTGAGTATGGTCAAGCCCGGAGTGCAGGCATCTGTGATACATAATGTAGTCTGCAACCTGTTTGAAGAACGGGGCTATCACACTTATAGAAGTGGGTCAAAAGCCGGATTTACACACTCCACAGGACATGGAGTGGGACTTGACATCCATGAGCTTCCCGGAGTAGGAGAAAGCAATTTTCTCCTTGAAGCAGGAAATGTGATAACTATCGAGCCAGGATTGTATTACCCTGGAATTGGAGGAATTCGGCTCGAAGATATGGTGCTGGTTACTGAAAAAGGATGCGAAAATCTTACACGACTGGAAAAGAAATTTGTATTAAAATCTTTCTTATAA